In a genomic window of Aricia agestis chromosome 2, ilAriAges1.1, whole genome shotgun sequence:
- the LOC121739696 gene encoding putative fatty acyl-CoA reductase CG5065, translated as MCGVGECDESGVAAQYRGKSVFVIGGSGFLGKVLIEKLLYSCDGINKVYVLMRDNRNASAQQRLDKIFQLPVFSRLQKEKPWAMEKVAVVTGDLTSCNLGLSETDEEEMIEKVSYVFHLGATVNFNDPVELMFDINVGGTERVMNLCKRMKRLQKFVYVSTAFSNSNHQVIEERIYPLPFTLNAIKKQILGGLYPKEVEKLLGKLLVVLSEKSI; from the exons GTGAGTGTGACGAGAGCGGCGTGGCGGCGCAGTATCGGGGCAAGTCGGTGTTCGTCATCGGTGGAAGTGGATTCCTCGGCAAA GTACTCATAGAGAAACTCCTGTACAGTTGCGATGGGATAAACAAAGTATATGTTTTGATGCGAGATAATCGAAACGCATCAGCGCAGCAGAGACTcgacaaaatatttcaattacca GTTTTTTCGAGGTTGCAGAAGGAGAAACCATGGGCGATGGAAAAGGTTGCGGTGGTGACCGGCGACCTCACCTCCTGCAACCTGGGTCTGTCGGAAACAGATGAGGAGGAAATGATTGAGAAG GTGTCGTACGTATTCCACCTTGGCGCGACGGTGAATTTCAACGATCCTGTCGAGCTGATGTTCGACATCAACGTCGGCGGCACGGAGCGGGTCATGAACTTGTGCAAGCGGATGAAACGGTTACAG aaaTTCGTATATGTTTCGACGGCCTTTTCGAACTCGAACCATCAAGTGATAGAAGAAAGAATATATCCCTTACCGTTCACGTTGAATGCAATAAAAAAGCAGATACTAGGAGGTCTTTATCCAAAAGAAGTGGAAAAGCTACTCGGTAAGTTACTCGTTGTACTGTCAGAAAAGTCGATTTAG